Sequence from the Nitrosopumilus maritimus SCM1 genome:
ATAATGTCTAGATAATTTTTTTTCATAATCCTATTTTCTTTGAAAATGTCTTCATGATTTCTTCATGAACCTCTTGTTTAGATTTTGTAGCATCAATTATTTTCCAACGTTTTTTCTTTGCAGTGGTTTTGTAGATTCTAGAAATCTTTCTCAAAAATTCTTCATTTTTCTCAAATTTGTCTCGATTGGTTTTTTGTCTGTTAAAGGATTCTTTTTGTGTGACATCAAGTAAAATTACAAGATCTGCTTTTGGTAGTCCTGCATCTAGACTTTCAAGCCATTTTTCTTTCATTCCATTTGCAAGACCATATACTAGATTTGAATGGTAATATCTATTCATTATAAGAACAGAATTTTTTTCTTGAGCAGTTTTAATCTGTTCTAGTTTTTCCCATCTATTTGCAGACAGTAAACAATGAATTACTTGTGGGGGGAATTTCCTTTTTCCATCAAGATATTGCCTAATCTCTTTTCCAATATGGGTTTTGTAATCTGGAAAATGAAACAATTTGGTTTTGATTTTTCTTTTTTTGAGTGCTTTTTCTAGCATAGTTGACTGTGTTAGTTTTCCTGCTTGATCTCCACCTTCAATTACGATTATCATAAGTTATCAAAACAGAGAAGTTAATTGATTAAAAATCTATCAAAGTTTTAAGAATTTACGAATTGTTTATTATCTTCTTAAACTAATTCAAAATATGGCTGAAGAATATTCATGCGCTTATTGCGAATCAATTTTTGAGAGTAAAGATGATCTTTCAAAGCACATAGATAGAATTCACGGAGACTCTGGAATTCTAGAAGGCTCAAAATAATCCTAAATTTTTTGTTTTAACTAAAATTTCTCTCAAGGTTTATAACCAAAAATTTGCCACATAACATGAAATGGGACTAGTAAAAGAAGTGATAAAAGAAATTGGAAACAAATCACGAGAATTTTACGAATTTGTATTACCACCAATTGACATGTATCTTAATGATGACAACCTCAAAGTGGTTATTGACATCCCAGGATTCTCAAAAAAAGATATCAAACTAACATTATGTGGTGACATTCTATCAATTCAAGCATGCAAAGAAGTAGATGAGAAAGAATCTGAATCATTGATTTCAAAACAGAGACCAAACATCATTGATAAAAAAATCAGACTACCAATTGATATCAAACAAGGTGAAGAAAAAATAGATTCAGCAAAATATGAAGATGGTGTATTAACACTAGTAATCCCTGTAACTAAAAAGGGAAAAGATATCTCAATAGAATAAGACCTAGTGTTTTCTAAAAATTGCAGAACCGATCATTATTAGACCAGAAGCAATCATTCCAGAAATGCCAAATATTTCATTTGTTTGATATAGTAATACTGAACCAATAAAAATTGCAGATGCAAAAATACTTCCACCAAGAAATACCATTGGCTTTCTTTTTTGCATAGAAAATTTAGCTTCATCCATGAACTTTTCCATTTCAGGTCCTAATCGTAATGCTGAATCAATTGATTTTGCAAACTTGTCAAATGATATCTTTAGCTCTTCAACGTATGCTTTTGGAATCATGTTTTCTTCTTGTAAAATATTTCTTAGAACTTTGACAAATTTGAAATCAACATCATGTGTTTTGTAAATTCCTTCAATTATTGATGCCATTCTCATGTAAAGAGCCAAATTCTTTGGTAAAACAAATGGAAACTTACTCATTGTTTGATTTGCAAGCTCCATCAAACTTTGAACTTCCATCTCATCAGGTTTGTTTCCATGCATTGCACGAATAGATAGTTCAATTCCTTTTTCGATAACTTGTCTGTTATATCCAGGAGTAAGCATTCCCAATTCTGCCATAGCGTTGACTACTCTGGGAGGATTTTTTTCAACTAGTGCAAGGTATAGTCGTATGAGTTTGTATCGTGTTTCATTGTTTATTCTTCCCACCATACCATAATCATAGAGAATTAGTTTTCCATCATCAGTTACCGAGATATTTCCTGGGTGAGGATCTGCATGGAAAAGAGAATGTTTGAGAAGCATGGTGAAAAAGACCTTGTGAACATCAATTACTAGTTGTTCTCTA
This genomic interval carries:
- the hsp14 gene encoding archaeal heat shock protein Hsp14 — its product is MGLVKEVIKEIGNKSREFYEFVLPPIDMYLNDDNLKVVIDIPGFSKKDIKLTLCGDILSIQACKEVDEKESESLISKQRPNIIDKKIRLPIDIKQGEEKIDSAKYEDGVLTLVIPVTKKGKDISIE
- the tmk gene encoding dTMP kinase; translated protein: MIIVIEGGDQAGKLTQSTMLEKALKKRKIKTKLFHFPDYKTHIGKEIRQYLDGKRKFPPQVIHCLLSANRWEKLEQIKTAQEKNSVLIMNRYYHSNLVYGLANGMKEKWLESLDAGLPKADLVILLDVTQKESFNRQKTNRDKFEKNEEFLRKISRIYKTTAKKKRWKIIDATKSKQEVHEEIMKTFSKKIGL
- a CDS encoding ABC1 kinase family protein, giving the protein MSAGRTIYVLIKLLPSILALRKDRKKWTQQEKNTIDSEQFRKNARKALDTFVSLGPVYIKLGQWLSSRADILPQPYLEELSKLQDSVPSAPFEQVKPIIEKDLGPINEKFDDIDTNSISGASLGQVYRGSISGQQIVIKVKRPGIEQVVKEDLKVLKKILPLALRFVDPNLRYSAKAMLSQFIETIREEMDYTNESENLKKIKQDMENNDKVIVPSVYDDYSSKNVLTMEYLPGIKVTNVQALDEKGVDREQLVIDVHKVFFTMLLKHSLFHADPHPGNISVTDDGKLILYDYGMVGRINNETRYKLIRLYLALVEKNPPRVVNAMAELGMLTPGYNRQVIEKGIELSIRAMHGNKPDEMEVQSLMELANQTMSKFPFVLPKNLALYMRMASIIEGIYKTHDVDFKFVKVLRNILQEENMIPKAYVEELKISFDKFAKSIDSALRLGPEMEKFMDEAKFSMQKRKPMVFLGGSIFASAIFIGSVLLYQTNEIFGISGMIASGLIMIGSAIFRKH